A window from Variovorax sp. PBL-E5 encodes these proteins:
- a CDS encoding fasciclin domain-containing protein, translating to MKKLMIAVGVSVLLSACAGGMGMKDGMSGSNMSNPMVGGAPMYANKDIVDNAVNSKDHTTLVAAVKAAGLVDTLKSPGPFTVFAPTNEAFAALPAGTVDTLLKPENKATLTKVLTYHVVPGRLDGPALMSMINAGGGRAMLKTASGGTLTATMSGGHVMVTDAKGGTAMVTIANVYQSNGVIHVVDKVLLPG from the coding sequence ATGAAAAAACTCATGATCGCAGTCGGTGTCTCGGTTCTCCTCAGCGCGTGCGCGGGCGGCATGGGCATGAAGGACGGCATGTCGGGCAGCAACATGTCGAATCCGATGGTCGGCGGCGCGCCGATGTATGCCAACAAGGATATCGTCGACAACGCCGTCAATTCGAAGGACCACACCACGCTCGTCGCTGCCGTGAAGGCCGCGGGCCTGGTGGACACGCTCAAGAGCCCCGGCCCCTTCACTGTCTTCGCACCGACCAACGAGGCCTTCGCCGCGCTGCCGGCCGGCACGGTCGACACGCTGCTCAAGCCCGAGAACAAGGCGACGCTGACCAAGGTGCTGACCTACCACGTGGTACCCGGCCGGCTCGATGGCCCGGCGCTGATGAGCATGATCAACGCCGGCGGCGGCAGGGCGATGCTGAAGACGGCCAGCGGCGGCACGCTGACCGCGACCATGAGCGGCGGCCACGTGATGGTGACCGATGCGAAGGGCGGCACCGCGATGGTGACGATCGCCAACGTCTACCAGTCGAATGGCGTGATCCACGTCGTCGACAAGGTGCTGCTGCCGGGTTGA
- a CDS encoding LysR substrate-binding domain-containing protein, giving the protein MRRENAKPAAELPPLELLRSFEAAARTLSFTRAATELSLTQSAVSRQIQQLEASIGVPLFERRHRALALTEAGGVMQRAVIESLERLRDATARVRVASTPRQVAITTTPGFASFWLIPRLARFTADHPLVDVRVSATLEVQELERSRLDIAVRFVPIDRGIGTALFEESLVPLCAPQLAAALRTPADLAEQTLLTVDAPPQHGAPTADWEPWLQVMGLSDLRMKNTMRFTLYTDAVAAAVAGQGVVIGRLPLLRELLQTGRLVGLFGEGASSRRGYFIESSRRAAGNADAQDFMRWLRAEAEAAERT; this is encoded by the coding sequence ATGCGCCGAGAGAATGCGAAGCCCGCGGCCGAGCTGCCGCCCCTGGAACTGCTGCGCAGCTTCGAGGCGGCTGCGCGCACGCTCAGCTTCACGCGCGCGGCGACCGAGCTGTCCCTCACCCAGTCGGCCGTGAGCCGCCAGATCCAGCAACTGGAAGCCAGCATCGGCGTGCCGTTGTTCGAGCGCCGTCATCGCGCGCTCGCGCTCACCGAGGCGGGCGGCGTCATGCAGCGCGCCGTGATCGAGAGCCTGGAGCGCTTGCGCGACGCCACCGCGCGGGTGCGTGTCGCATCGACGCCGCGGCAGGTCGCGATCACCACCACGCCGGGCTTTGCTTCCTTCTGGCTGATCCCCCGGCTGGCGCGCTTCACGGCGGATCATCCGCTGGTCGATGTGCGCGTCTCGGCCACGCTCGAGGTGCAGGAGCTCGAGCGCAGCCGTCTCGATATCGCGGTGCGCTTCGTGCCGATCGACCGTGGCATCGGCACCGCCCTGTTCGAGGAGTCGCTGGTGCCGTTGTGCGCGCCGCAGCTCGCCGCGGCGCTGCGCACGCCGGCCGACCTGGCGGAGCAGACGCTGCTCACGGTCGACGCACCGCCGCAGCATGGCGCGCCCACCGCGGACTGGGAGCCCTGGCTCCAGGTCATGGGCCTCAGCGATCTGCGCATGAAGAACACGATGCGCTTCACGCTCTATACGGATGCCGTGGCGGCGGCCGTGGCCGGCCAGGGCGTGGTGATCGGCCGCCTGCCGCTCCTGCGCGAGCTGCTGCAGACGGGCCGCCTGGTCGGCCTCTTCGGCGAAGGCGCGAGCTCGCGCCGCGGCTACTTCATCGAAAGCTCGCGCCGCGCGGCCGGCAACGCGGACGCTCAGGATTTCATGCGCTGGCTGCGGGCCGAAGCCGAGGCCGCCGAGCGCACCTGA
- a CDS encoding DUF2917 domain-containing protein produces the protein MIIDLDRFQISLSKRAIFTLPDAAGVGIECRSGSVWVTLDDDPRDIVLAAGERFTGGEHRRALVSALEPACIAVSDATS, from the coding sequence ATGATCATCGACCTGGACCGTTTCCAGATCAGCCTGTCCAAGCGCGCCATCTTCACGCTGCCCGATGCGGCCGGCGTCGGCATCGAATGCCGCAGCGGCAGCGTGTGGGTCACGCTCGACGACGATCCGCGCGACATCGTGCTGGCGGCCGGCGAGCGCTTCACGGGCGGCGAGCATCGGCGCGCGCTGGTGTCGGCGCTGGAGCCTGCGTGCATCGCGGTGTCGGACGCGACGTCGTGA
- a CDS encoding 6-phosphofructokinase, with amino-acid sequence MSTLLNAFYAQSGGVTSVINASACGVIETARRHADRIGTVYAGRNGILGALAEDLIDTGLESAEAIAALRSTPSGAFGSCRYKLKSLEKNRREYERLIEVFKAHGIGYFFYNGGGDSADTCFKVSQLSQSLGYPLQAIHVPKTIDNDLPLTDCCPGFGSVAKYVAVSTLEASMDVRSMAATSTKVFVLEVMGRHAGWIAAAGGLAADQGIPVVILFPEIPFDQPAFLARVDALVKYHGYCTVVVSEGCHHPDGTFLAEQGSKDAFGHAQLGGAAPVVAQMVKEALGHKFHWAVADYLQRSARHIASATDVKQAYELGQRAVELALEGRNAVMPTIERTSDAPYAYRIGSAPLDAVANAEKFMPRDFISDDGYGITDACRRYLLPLIQGEDYPAYRDGLPVYVTLQNTSVARKLPAFEIA; translated from the coding sequence ATGAGCACTCTCCTCAATGCCTTCTATGCCCAGTCCGGCGGCGTGACCTCCGTGATCAACGCCTCGGCCTGCGGCGTGATCGAGACCGCGCGCCGGCACGCCGACCGCATCGGCACGGTCTATGCCGGCCGCAACGGCATCCTCGGCGCGCTGGCCGAGGACCTGATCGACACCGGCCTCGAATCCGCCGAGGCGATCGCGGCCTTGCGTTCCACGCCCTCCGGTGCCTTCGGCTCGTGCCGCTACAAGCTCAAGTCGCTCGAGAAGAACCGGCGCGAGTACGAGCGGCTGATCGAGGTCTTCAAGGCGCACGGCATCGGCTACTTCTTCTACAACGGCGGTGGCGATTCGGCCGATACCTGCTTCAAGGTGAGCCAGCTGTCGCAATCGCTCGGCTATCCGCTGCAGGCGATCCACGTGCCCAAGACCATCGACAACGATTTGCCGTTGACCGACTGCTGCCCCGGCTTCGGCTCGGTCGCGAAATACGTCGCGGTCTCGACGCTCGAAGCCTCGATGGACGTGCGCTCGATGGCCGCCACCTCCACCAAGGTCTTTGTGCTCGAGGTGATGGGCCGTCACGCCGGCTGGATCGCGGCGGCCGGCGGCCTCGCGGCGGACCAGGGCATTCCGGTGGTGATCCTGTTCCCCGAGATTCCGTTCGATCAGCCGGCCTTCCTGGCCCGCGTGGATGCGCTGGTCAAGTATCACGGCTACTGCACGGTGGTGGTGTCGGAAGGCTGCCATCACCCCGACGGCACCTTCCTCGCCGAGCAGGGCAGCAAGGATGCGTTCGGCCATGCGCAGCTCGGCGGCGCGGCGCCGGTGGTGGCGCAGATGGTCAAGGAAGCGCTGGGCCACAAGTTCCATTGGGCCGTGGCCGACTACCTGCAGCGCTCGGCGCGCCACATCGCCTCGGCCACCGACGTGAAGCAGGCCTACGAACTCGGCCAGCGCGCCGTCGAACTCGCGCTCGAAGGCCGCAACGCGGTGATGCCGACCATCGAGCGGACCTCCGATGCGCCCTACGCCTACCGCATCGGCAGCGCACCGCTCGACGCCGTGGCCAATGCCGAGAAGTTCATGCCGCGCGACTTCATCTCCGATGACGGCTACGGCATCACGGACGCATGCCGGCGCTATCTGCTGCCGCTGATCCAGGGCGAGGACTATCCGGCCTATCGCGACGGGCTGCCGGTGTACGTGACGCTGCAGAACACCTCGGTCGCAAGGAAGCTGCCCGCCTTCGAAATCGCCTAG
- a CDS encoding cysteine-rich CWC family protein has product MDATAQPDPSRCPLCGEANRCAMEIERETGHPQPPCWCMQADFSKALLARVPTATRGLACICARCAAEAMVQD; this is encoded by the coding sequence ATGGACGCGACGGCGCAGCCCGATCCTTCACGCTGCCCGCTGTGCGGCGAGGCGAACCGCTGCGCGATGGAGATCGAACGCGAGACAGGCCACCCGCAGCCGCCCTGCTGGTGCATGCAGGCCGACTTCAGCAAGGCCTTGCTGGCGCGCGTACCCACGGCCACGCGCGGGCTGGCCTGCATCTGCGCGCGCTGCGCGGCCGAGGCGATGGTTCAGGACTGA
- a CDS encoding zinc-binding metallopeptidase family protein gives MQSPSSSPSPVRAADEAAVDAAESPPSLASELQAPTVSRAYQCQCGRPVFLGNSQCLACKTPLGYVIERLGVVPLAPVVQEGAEPDTFTVFGDAQGLQYRRCANLMTAAGCNWMVPAPREGDDPAFNTEGLSPGFCLSCSVTRTIPDLSVESNGVLWRKLERAKRTLVSQLLALGLPVRTRLSDPAHGLAFDFLGNMPGGPHVLTGHEEGVITLNAEEAEDAVRERIRAEMREPYRTLLGHFRHEIGHYYWDLLVFPTPWLEGYRQLFGDERADYATALRQHYENGPPPDWRDRYVTSYASSHPWEDWAETWAHYLHMADTADTAMSFGVDAQNVELASDLFTAADLWQPEHPGAQNFLDFLNGWVRLTNVLNELSRSMGQPDYYPFVLPRTAVGKLQFIHQVITEQREHAHSSEPTAPAPAVQS, from the coding sequence ATGCAGTCCCCCTCTTCATCCCCATCCCCCGTTCGAGCGGCGGACGAGGCCGCTGTCGACGCCGCCGAGTCGCCGCCCTCGCTCGCATCGGAGCTGCAGGCGCCGACGGTCAGCCGCGCCTACCAATGCCAGTGCGGCCGGCCGGTGTTCCTCGGCAACAGCCAGTGCCTCGCGTGCAAGACGCCGCTGGGCTACGTGATCGAGCGCCTCGGCGTGGTGCCGCTCGCGCCGGTCGTGCAGGAGGGCGCCGAGCCCGACACCTTCACCGTCTTTGGCGACGCGCAGGGCTTGCAGTACCGCCGTTGCGCGAACCTGATGACCGCGGCCGGCTGCAACTGGATGGTGCCGGCGCCGCGCGAGGGCGACGATCCCGCGTTCAACACCGAGGGCCTGTCGCCCGGCTTCTGCCTGTCGTGCAGCGTCACGCGCACCATTCCCGATCTGTCGGTCGAGAGCAATGGCGTGCTGTGGCGCAAGCTGGAGCGAGCCAAGCGTACGCTCGTATCCCAACTGCTGGCGTTGGGCCTGCCGGTGCGCACGCGCCTGAGCGATCCGGCGCACGGCCTGGCCTTCGATTTCCTCGGCAACATGCCGGGCGGTCCGCACGTGTTGACCGGCCACGAGGAGGGCGTCATCACCCTCAATGCCGAGGAGGCCGAGGATGCGGTGCGCGAGCGCATCCGGGCCGAGATGCGCGAGCCCTACCGTACGCTGCTGGGCCACTTCCGCCACGAGATCGGCCACTACTACTGGGACCTGCTGGTGTTCCCGACGCCGTGGCTCGAAGGTTATCGCCAGCTCTTCGGCGACGAGCGTGCCGACTATGCGACCGCCTTGCGCCAGCATTACGAGAACGGCCCGCCGCCCGACTGGCGCGACCGCTACGTGACCAGCTATGCGAGCTCGCACCCCTGGGAGGACTGGGCCGAGACCTGGGCCCACTACCTGCACATGGCCGACACCGCCGACACCGCGATGAGCTTCGGCGTCGATGCACAGAACGTCGAGCTGGCGAGCGACTTGTTCACTGCCGCCGACCTGTGGCAGCCCGAGCATCCCGGCGCGCAGAATTTCCTCGACTTCCTCAACGGCTGGGTGCGCCTGACCAATGTGCTCAACGAGCTTTCGCGCAGCATGGGCCAGCCCGACTACTACCCCTTCGTGCTGCCGCGCACGGCGGTGGGCAAGCTGCAGTTCATCCACCAGGTGATCACCGAGCAGCGCGAACACGCGCACTCGTCCGAGCCGACCGCGCCCGCCCCCGCGGTTCAGTCCTGA
- a CDS encoding MFS transporter, with product MNNPLQTLSARYGARYRWLLLISVMVGVMASIMSSTIVNVAIPGMSHHFSLGQARAQWVSSGFMVAMTVSMLTTPWLLARYGYRRTYVGTMVMLLVGGMTGGLANAFPLVLIARVAEGLAAGVVQPIPAIIILRAFEPHEQGRASGLFGMGVVLAPAIGPSIGGVLVDLFGWRSIFFMVVPFCLVSIWLAYKFVPTTAPGGVVAAPSDGLDWRGLTLGTVGTLCLLNGLVQLRGDAPLGAALLLAGALVAFAAFLAWQKRFAAAGGTPLMNLALFQHRQFAMGSLVAFIYGTALFGSTYLLPVYMQVGLQLSASLVGTILLPAGIVLALTIAGVGRLADRQPTWALVSIGLALLAASFALMTVLHLGSGVWLLALFATVGRIGLGFILPSLNLGAMRPLEKALIPQGASAINFLRMLGGAAGVSLCAVVLEWRLAAHGDSFANADSSAERLAAFDEVFGLLAALCALAICAAWQLREKTPRNPDALPAR from the coding sequence ATGAACAATCCCCTGCAAACCCTGAGCGCCCGCTACGGCGCGCGCTATCGCTGGCTGCTGCTGATCTCCGTCATGGTGGGGGTGATGGCATCGATCATGTCCTCGACCATCGTCAACGTCGCGATCCCCGGCATGAGTCATCACTTCTCGCTCGGGCAGGCACGTGCGCAATGGGTGAGTTCGGGCTTCATGGTCGCGATGACGGTGTCGATGCTGACCACGCCCTGGCTGCTGGCGCGCTACGGCTATCGGCGCACCTACGTCGGCACGATGGTGATGCTGCTGGTGGGCGGCATGACGGGCGGGCTGGCGAACGCCTTCCCGCTGGTGCTGATCGCGCGGGTGGCCGAAGGGCTCGCGGCCGGCGTGGTGCAGCCGATCCCGGCCATCATCATCCTGCGCGCCTTCGAGCCGCACGAGCAGGGCCGCGCGAGCGGCCTGTTCGGCATGGGCGTGGTGCTGGCACCGGCGATCGGGCCGAGCATCGGCGGCGTGCTGGTCGATCTGTTCGGCTGGCGCTCGATCTTCTTCATGGTCGTGCCCTTCTGCCTGGTCTCGATCTGGCTGGCCTACAAGTTCGTGCCGACCACCGCGCCGGGCGGCGTGGTGGCAGCGCCCAGCGACGGGCTCGACTGGCGCGGCCTCACGCTCGGCACCGTCGGCACGCTGTGCCTGCTCAACGGCCTCGTGCAGCTGCGCGGCGATGCACCGCTCGGCGCGGCGCTGCTGCTGGCCGGCGCGCTGGTGGCCTTCGCCGCCTTCCTGGCCTGGCAGAAGCGCTTCGCCGCCGCGGGCGGCACGCCGCTGATGAACCTCGCGCTGTTCCAGCACCGGCAGTTCGCGATGGGCAGCCTGGTCGCCTTCATCTACGGCACCGCGCTGTTCGGATCGACCTACCTGCTGCCGGTCTACATGCAGGTCGGGCTGCAGCTCTCGGCCTCGCTGGTCGGCACCATCCTGCTGCCGGCCGGCATCGTGCTGGCACTGACGATCGCCGGGGTCGGCCGGCTGGCCGACCGGCAGCCGACGTGGGCGCTGGTGAGCATCGGCCTCGCGCTGCTGGCCGCCTCGTTCGCGCTGATGACGGTGCTGCACCTGGGCAGCGGCGTGTGGCTGCTGGCGCTCTTCGCCACCGTCGGCCGCATCGGGCTCGGCTTCATCCTGCCGTCGCTCAACCTCGGCGCGATGCGCCCGCTCGAGAAGGCTCTGATTCCGCAGGGCGCGAGCGCGATCAACTTCCTGCGCATGCTGGGCGGCGCCGCGGGCGTGAGCCTGTGCGCGGTCGTCCTCGAATGGCGGCTCGCGGCGCACGGCGACTCGTTCGCCAACGCCGACTCCAGCGCCGAGCGCCTGGCGGCCTTCGACGAAGTCTTCGGCCTGCTGGCCGCCCTGTGCGCGCTCGCGATCTGCGCCGCGTGGCAGCTGCGAGAAAAGACCCCGCGCAACCCCGATGCCCTGCCAGCCAGGTAG
- a CDS encoding class II glutamine amidotransferase produces the protein MCQLLGMNCNTPTDVTFSFTGFAQRGGRTDHHADGWGIAFFEDRGLRHFVDHQPACESPVAELIRRYPIQSRNVVAHIRKATQGAVNLQNCHPFVRELWGRYWVFAHNGDLKDFRPRLHGSFRPVGSTDSEHAFCWLMQELAKSHAGVPSIAELTLTLRELAPRFARHGTFNFMLSNGQALWAHASTNLWYVERKHPFVTAELSDEDLSIDFAQHTTPDDRVAVVVTAPLTTNETWTAFAPQELAVFVDGQRAG, from the coding sequence ATGTGTCAGCTGCTTGGAATGAACTGCAACACGCCCACCGACGTGACCTTCAGCTTCACGGGCTTCGCGCAGCGCGGCGGGCGCACCGACCATCACGCCGATGGCTGGGGCATCGCCTTCTTCGAGGACCGCGGCCTCCGGCACTTCGTCGACCATCAGCCGGCCTGCGAGTCGCCGGTGGCCGAGCTGATCCGGCGCTACCCGATCCAGAGCCGCAACGTCGTCGCCCACATCCGCAAGGCCACGCAGGGCGCGGTGAACCTGCAGAACTGCCACCCCTTCGTTCGCGAGCTATGGGGCCGCTACTGGGTGTTCGCCCACAACGGCGACCTGAAGGACTTCCGCCCGCGCCTGCACGGCAGCTTCCGCCCGGTCGGCAGCACCGACAGCGAGCATGCGTTCTGCTGGCTCATGCAGGAACTGGCCAAGTCGCATGCGGGCGTGCCGAGCATCGCGGAGCTGACCCTCACGCTGCGCGAACTGGCGCCGCGCTTCGCGCGCCACGGCACCTTCAACTTCATGCTCTCGAACGGCCAGGCGCTCTGGGCCCATGCGTCGACGAACCTCTGGTATGTCGAACGCAAGCATCCCTTCGTGACCGCCGAGCTGTCCGACGAAGACCTCAGCATCGACTTCGCGCAGCACACCACGCCGGACGATCGCGTCGCCGTGGTGGTGACCGCGCCGCTCACGACCAACGAGACCTGGACCGCATTCGCGCCGCAGGAGCTCGCCGTGTTCGTCGACGGGCAGCGCGCCGGCTAA
- the gshB gene encoding glutathione synthase gives MHILFVADPLDLFKIYKDSTFAMMREAQRRGHRIAACVPQDLQWSSGKPVSATVQQITLTGDPHDWYHEDLRESMALKDFDVVVMRKDPPFDAEYIYATHLLEQAEREGAHVVNKPRALRDHPEKLAIMEFAQFTTPTLVTRSASAVRDFHAEHGDVILKPLDGMGGMGIFRVKADALNLGSIVETLNKDGAETIMVQRFVPEITEGDKRVLVIGGKPVPFSLARIPQGTEVRGNLAAGGKGVAQPLSAQDLRIAEAIGPVLHARGLLLIGLDVIGGSLTEINVTSPTCFQEITEQTGFDVPAMFIDALEATLPSKS, from the coding sequence ATGCACATCCTCTTCGTGGCCGACCCGCTCGACCTGTTCAAGATCTACAAGGACAGCACCTTCGCGATGATGCGCGAGGCGCAGCGCCGCGGCCATCGCATCGCGGCCTGCGTGCCGCAGGACCTGCAATGGTCCTCGGGCAAGCCGGTGAGCGCGACGGTGCAGCAGATCACCCTGACCGGCGATCCGCACGACTGGTACCACGAGGACCTGCGCGAATCGATGGCGCTGAAGGATTTCGACGTCGTCGTGATGCGCAAGGACCCGCCCTTCGATGCCGAGTACATCTACGCCACCCACCTGCTCGAACAGGCCGAGCGCGAAGGCGCGCACGTCGTCAACAAGCCGCGCGCGCTGCGCGACCATCCCGAGAAGCTGGCGATCATGGAGTTCGCGCAGTTCACGACGCCGACCCTGGTCACGCGCAGCGCCTCGGCGGTGCGCGATTTCCACGCCGAGCACGGCGACGTCATCCTCAAGCCGCTGGACGGCATGGGCGGCATGGGCATCTTCCGCGTCAAGGCCGATGCGCTGAACCTGGGCTCGATCGTCGAGACGCTCAACAAGGACGGCGCGGAGACGATCATGGTGCAGCGCTTCGTGCCCGAGATCACCGAGGGCGACAAGCGGGTGCTGGTGATCGGCGGCAAGCCCGTGCCCTTCAGCCTCGCGCGCATTCCGCAGGGCACCGAGGTGCGCGGCAATCTGGCGGCCGGCGGCAAGGGCGTGGCGCAGCCGCTGAGCGCGCAGGACCTGCGCATCGCCGAGGCGATCGGGCCGGTGCTGCACGCGCGCGGCTTGCTGCTGATCGGGCTGGACGTGATCGGCGGCTCGCTGACCGAGATCAACGTCACCAGCCCGACCTGCTTCCAGGAGATCACGGAACAGACCGGCTTCGACGTGCCGGCGATGTTCATCGACGCGCTCGAGGCGACCCTACCCTCGAAAAGCTAG
- a CDS encoding benzoate/H(+) symporter BenE family transporter, protein MRFFKDLSLSAFTAGFVAVLVGFTSSVAIVFQAALAFGATPEMISSWMWALGLGMGLASALPSLWLRKPVMIAWSTPGAAVLASAGAGYTMNEAVGAFIVCAVLMALAGATGWFERVMNRIPMAIASALLAGVLARFGLDAFIAARTALPLVLLMLGTYLVAKRWLPRYAVPLTLAVAVAFAAARGQLAWSAVHFSIAKPVFTMPVFSWQAAVSLALPLFVVTMASQNLPGVAAVRAAGYEMPVSRLITLSGLVTLVLAPFGAFALNLSAITAAICMGREAHEDPARRYTAAVSCGAIYVVIGLFGAAVTGILTAFPKELVIAIAGLALLGTIGSGLAAAVRDESHREAALITFLVTLSGITIAGVGSAFWGVVAGAVALGIQQLGRRPFASREIAIGGKIEPDARAAADATPSTPTGGKTF, encoded by the coding sequence ATGCGATTTTTCAAGGATCTGAGCCTGTCGGCTTTCACCGCAGGCTTCGTCGCGGTGCTCGTGGGCTTCACGAGCTCGGTGGCGATTGTGTTCCAGGCCGCGCTGGCCTTCGGCGCCACGCCCGAGATGATCAGCTCCTGGATGTGGGCGCTGGGCCTCGGCATGGGGCTGGCCTCGGCGCTGCCCTCGCTGTGGCTGCGCAAGCCCGTGATGATCGCCTGGAGCACGCCCGGCGCCGCGGTGCTCGCGAGCGCCGGTGCCGGCTACACGATGAACGAGGCGGTGGGCGCCTTCATCGTGTGCGCCGTGCTGATGGCGCTGGCGGGCGCCACCGGCTGGTTCGAGCGCGTGATGAACCGGATCCCGATGGCCATCGCCTCCGCGCTGCTTGCCGGCGTGCTGGCGCGCTTCGGCCTCGACGCCTTCATCGCCGCCAGGACGGCGCTGCCGCTAGTGCTGCTGATGCTCGGCACCTACCTCGTCGCCAAGCGCTGGCTGCCGCGCTACGCGGTGCCGCTCACGCTCGCGGTGGCGGTCGCCTTCGCCGCCGCGCGTGGCCAGCTGGCCTGGAGCGCGGTGCACTTCAGCATCGCCAAGCCCGTGTTCACGATGCCGGTCTTCAGCTGGCAGGCGGCGGTCAGCCTGGCGCTGCCGCTGTTCGTGGTGACGATGGCCTCGCAGAACCTGCCGGGTGTCGCCGCCGTCCGCGCCGCGGGCTACGAGATGCCGGTCTCCAGGCTCATCACGCTCAGCGGGCTGGTCACGCTGGTGCTCGCGCCCTTCGGCGCCTTCGCGCTCAATCTCAGCGCCATCACCGCGGCCATCTGCATGGGCCGCGAGGCGCACGAAGATCCGGCGCGGCGCTACACCGCGGCGGTCAGCTGCGGTGCGATCTACGTGGTGATCGGGCTGTTCGGCGCCGCGGTCACGGGCATCCTGACCGCGTTCCCGAAGGAACTGGTCATCGCCATCGCGGGGCTGGCGCTGCTCGGCACCATCGGCAGCGGCCTGGCAGCGGCGGTGCGCGACGAATCGCATCGCGAAGCCGCGCTGATCACCTTCCTCGTCACGCTGTCGGGCATCACCATCGCGGGCGTCGGCTCCGCGTTCTGGGGCGTGGTGGCGGGCGCCGTCGCGCTCGGCATCCAGCAGCTCGGCCGCAGACCCTTTGCCAGCAGGGAAATCGCCATCGGCGGCAAGATCGAGCCCGACGCCCGCGCCGCTGCCGACGCGACGCCCTCCACGCCGACCGGCGGAAAGACCTTCTGA